From one Acidibrevibacterium fodinaquatile genomic stretch:
- the speE gene encoding polyamine aminopropyltransferase — protein sequence MPSEVWANETLYPSWGQRFAVVRELARVQSAFQDIMIFESASHGRVMLLDGVVQITEADEFVYQEMIAHVPLLAHGAARRVLIIGAGDGGVLRRVLAHRGLERAVMVEIDGEVIRLAREFMPAIAGDAWDDPRAEIIVGDGIDYVKHAPDAAFDVIIVDSTDPIGVGEVLFTDEFYAHSARILSPRGLIVNQCGVPFMQADELRETSARRARFFPHVGAYVAAVPTYVGGFMTLGFAAKVPGLDAVAPAEIRDRAARAGILGTTRYWTPEIHTGAFSLPPYIAAALA from the coding sequence ATGCCGAGTGAGGTCTGGGCGAACGAAACGCTGTACCCGAGTTGGGGGCAGCGTTTCGCGGTGGTTCGTGAACTCGCCCGCGTGCAAAGCGCGTTTCAGGACATCATGATCTTCGAGAGCGCGTCCCATGGGCGGGTCATGCTGCTCGATGGTGTCGTGCAGATCACCGAGGCGGACGAATTCGTCTATCAGGAAATGATCGCCCATGTGCCGCTGCTTGCGCATGGCGCGGCGCGGCGGGTGCTCATCATCGGCGCCGGCGATGGCGGGGTGTTGCGCCGGGTGCTTGCCCATCGTGGCCTCGAGCGGGCGGTGATGGTCGAGATCGATGGCGAGGTGATCCGTCTCGCCCGCGAATTCATGCCGGCGATCGCGGGCGATGCTTGGGATGACCCACGCGCTGAGATCATCGTCGGCGACGGCATCGATTACGTCAAACACGCGCCGGATGCCGCGTTCGACGTCATCATCGTCGATTCGACCGACCCGATCGGCGTCGGCGAGGTGCTGTTCACTGACGAATTCTACGCCCATTCCGCGCGGATTCTTTCGCCCCGCGGCCTGATCGTGAACCAGTGCGGCGTGCCCTTCATGCAGGCCGACGAGCTGCGCGAGACCAGCGCCCGGCGCGCCCGCTTCTTTCCTCATGTCGGCGCCTATGTCGCGGCGGTGCCGACCTATGTCGGCGGGTTCATGACCCTTGGCTTCGCCGCCAAGGTGCCGGGGCTGGACGCGGTTGCGCCGGCAGAGATCCGCGACCGCGCCGCGCGCGCCGGCATTCTCGGGACGACGCGCTATTGGACGCCGGAGATCCACACCGGGGCGTTTTCGCTCCCGCCTTATATCGCGGCGGCGCTGGCCTGA